A DNA window from Solanum lycopersicum chromosome 3, SLM_r2.1 contains the following coding sequences:
- the LOC101250866 gene encoding uncharacterized protein has protein sequence MVQGVEKEGMLRKLEKKSKKSNKNAASSGLGGESDECDVKRKKKREGGKPNKVSDEYAVKCVEKKKKNKLKKSYLNEPLDTKTSAPASATEMRDNDKVVETLGEVSGGDVVDVITRKKKSKKNIKTINGVDVTNTDIKVKSDDSDIKRKKERKHGKRSGKFSEDSNEVTRIIEGNKSRKLKKSCGDELEKMHDTKDIREDFAAEVNEGDIFSPIEMEDKIKTDKGKIKKRKREKVGHSSEDPTHEKSEKRVRFSGQVQIFPSLNDSSDEKHEIEEENLVHGKRFSKLEDEIIKEAVHKYIEVHNLGEEGLKKVLNARSYPEIKGCWKEIGSALPYRPSKAFYCRAQVLFRRSESRKWTEEEYEMVLKFQKEHGNNWKVLADELGKHRWHVKDTWRRIKLPNRNKGQWTQEEYQNLFDLVNTDLRLKLSEEKKSKHGMLRDNIAWGAISENLSTRTDANCCLKWYDQLTSPMVAKGEWADTDDYRLVDALFELDASCIEDVDWDNLLDHRPGEICRKRWNQMILHIGQLGNKSFTDQVEVLAKRYRPDLVEVREAWDSKPIVP, from the coding sequence ATGGTCCAAGGAGTTGAGAAGGAGGGTATGCTTCGTAAGCTGGAGAAGAAATCCAAGAAAAGCAATAAGAATGCTGCCTCAAGTGGTCTTGGAGGAGAGAGTGATGAGTGTGACgttaagagaaagaaaaaaagagaaggtGGAAAACCCAACAAAGTCAGCGATGAATATGCTGTGAAATGtgttgagaaaaagaaaaagaataagctGAAGAAAAGCTACTTGAATGAGCCTTTAGACACCAAAACTAGTGCTCCTGCAAGTGCAACTGAAATGCGGGACAATGACAAGGTAGTTGAGACCCTTGGTGAGGTCTCTGGTGGAGACGTTGTGGACGTGATTACAAGGAAGAAGAAGTCCAAGAAAAACATTAAGACTATCAATGGTGTAGATGTGACAAACACTGATATTAAAGTTAAGAGTGATGACTCTGACatcaagagaaagaaagaaagaaaacatgGAAAACGTTCTGGGAAGTTTAGTGAAGACAGCAATGAGGTTACGAGAATTATTGAAGGGAATAAAAGTAGGAAATTGAAGAAAAGCTGTGGGGATGAGCTGGAGAAAATGCATGATACTAAGGATATACGTGAAGATTTTGCTGCTGAAGTCAATGAAGGTGATATTTTTTCACCTATAGAGATGGAAGATAAAATCAAAACAGACAAAGGTAaaatcaaaaagagaaaaagggaaaaagtaGGACACAGCTCTGAAGATCCTACACATGAAAAGAGTGAAAAGAGAGTGAGATTTTCTGGTCAGGTTCAGATTTTCCCTTCATTGAATGATTCAAGTGATGAGAAGCATGAGATCGAGGAAGAAAATTTAGTGCATGGCAAGCGATTCTCAAAGTTAGAAGATGAAATTATCAAAGAGGCTGTTCATAAATACATAGAGGTACATAACTTAGGCGAAGAAGGGCTGAAAAAGGTTTTAAATGCTAGATCTTATCCTGAAATAAAGGGTTGCTGGAAAGAAATTGGGAGTGCTCTACCATACAGACCTTCTAAGGCATTTTATTGTCGTGCACAGGTCCTGTTTCGAAGGAGTGAATCACGTAAATGGACTGAAGAAGAGTATGAGATGGTACTGAAGTTCCAGAAAGAGCATGGGAATAATTGGAAGGTCTTAGCTGATGAACTTGGAAAACATCGGTGGCATGTGAAGGATACATGGCGAAGGATAAAACTGCCCAATCGAAATAAAGGACAATGGACTCAAGAGGAGTACCAGAATTTGTTTGATTTAGTAAACACCGATCTGAGACTGAAGCTTTCTGAAGAGAAAAAATCTAAGCATGGGATGCTACGGGATAATATTGCATGGGGTGCAATAAGTGAAAACTTGTCCACGAGAACTGATGCAAATTGCTGCTTAAAATGGTATGATCAATTGACATCACCCATGGTGGCCAAAGGTGAATGGGCGGATACTGATGACTATCGCCTAGTTGATGCACTTTTTGAGCTGGATGCAAGCTGCATAGAAGATGTGGACTGGGACAATCTTCTTGACCACAGGCCTGGAGAGATATGTCGAAAGAGATGGAACCAAATGATTCTTCACATAGGTCAACTTGGAAACAAGTCATTTACTGATCAAGTAGAAGTTCTAGCTAAGAGATACCGTCCGGATTTAGTCGAAGTAAGAGAGGCTTGGGACAGTAAACCAATCGTTCCGTGA
- the LOC101251154 gene encoding probable aquaporin TIP3-2-like has protein sequence MAMPARRYAFGRADEATHPDSMRATLSELLSTFIFVFAGEGSVLAIDKLYPDTGLGSSRLIVIALAHAFSFFAAVASSLNVSGGHINPAVTFGSLVGGRISVVRAIYYWVAQLFGSVLASLLLRLATDGLRPRGFSVAAGVGNLNALVMEIVMTFGLMYTVYATAVDPRRGSLSTIAPLAIAFILGANTLVGGPFEGASMNPARAFGPALVGWRWRNHWIYWLGPFIGAALAGLIYEYGIIQHETVPRPTTHQPLAPEDY, from the exons ATGGCTATGCCAGCTAGGAGATATGCTTTTGGTAGGGCCGATGAAGCTACTCATCCTGATTCCATGAGAGCCACCTTGTCTGAGCTCTTATCCACCTTCATCTTCGTTTTCGCCGGTGAAGGCTCTGTTCTTGCTATTG ACAAGTTGTATCCAGATACGGGGTTAGGGTCATCAAGACTGATAGTGATAGCGTTGGCGCATGCGTTTTCCTTCTTTGCAGCTGTAGCTTCTAGTCTGAATGTTTCTGGAGGACATATCAACCCAGCTGTTACCTTTGGTTCACTTGTGGGAGGCAGGATTTCTGTTGTTCGTGCTATCTATTATTGGGTTGCTCAGCTTTTTGGTTCTGTTTTAGCTTCTCTTTTGTTGAGGCTTGCTACTGATGGCTTG CGGCCACGGGGATTTTCGGTTGCAGCAGGGGTGGGTAACTTGAATGCACTTGTGATGGAGATAGTGATGACATTTGGACTAATGTACACAGTATATGCAACTGCTGTTGATCCAAGGAGGGGAAGCTTGAGCACCATTGCCCCTCTTGCTATTGCATTTATTCTGGGGGCAAACACCCTGGTGGGAGGGCCTTTTGAGGGTGCATCAATGAACCCGGCAAGGGCATTTGGACCTGCTTTAGTGGGTTGGAGGTGGAGGAACCATTGGATCTACTGGTTGGGCCCTTTCATCGGTGCAGCCCTGGCTGGACTTATCTACGAGTACGGGATCATACAGCATGAAACTGTTCCACGACCCACGACCCACCAGCCCTTGGCACCAGAAGATTACTAA
- the LOC101251447 gene encoding uncharacterized protein, with protein MVLCLITASSIFYLQPGRSRYLQKCMRIQNCGRYLMKHVDITRQKIIPSARVDTVGLEVFVVSDLHTEYEENMAWLKGLPKKGKKKEVLLVAGDVAETYEKFVLTMSLLKASFEHVFFVPGNHDLWLRREKENYIDSLQKLDKMLDACHRLGVETNPSVIDGLAIIPLFSWYHESFDREKDIPGIHIPSLELACKDFRACKWPDGLTNGDNSLATHFDAMNDKNQDTVQEMLASCNQIISFSHFIPRVELCPEKRMLFYPNLPKMIGSDFLEARIRYIHGDRGSTNACHIFGHTHFCWDILLDGIRYVQAPLAYPRERKRRMNGGEDWLPFCIYSNGELTENMSPCYWSDYYASNPRTPDVTELAPWVARFYRKL; from the exons ATGGTTCTATGCTTAATTACAGCCAGCTCAATTTTCTATCTGCAGCCTGGACGTTCAAGATATCTTCAGAAATGTATGAGAATCCAGAATTGTGGGAGATATCtcatgaagcatgttgatattACAAGGCAAAAGATTATCCCTTCTGCTAGAGTAGATACAGTTGGTTTGGAGGTTTTtgtagtttcagacttgcatacAGAATACGAGGAGAACATGGCATGGTTAAAGGGTTTAccaaaaaagggaaagaaaaaggAAGTGCTTCTCGTTGCAGGTGATGTTGCGGAGACTTATGAGAAGTTTGTGTTAACTATGTCCCTCTTGAAGGCTAGTTTTGAGCACGTGTTCTTTGTGCCCGGAAACCACGACCTTTGGCTCCGTAGGGAGAAAGAGAATTAT ATTGATTCTCTTCAAAAGCTGGATAAAATGCTTGATGCATGTCATAGGCTTGGAGTGGAAACTAATCCCAGTGTCATTGATGGTTTGGCAATTATTCCTCTATTCTCATGGTACCATGAG AGCTTTGATAGGGAAAAGGACATACCTGGCATCCACATTCCTTCTTTGGAGCTG GCATGTAAGGACTTCCGTGCATGCAAGTGGCCCGACGGACTCACAAATGGAGATAACTCCCTTGCTACACATTTTGATGCCATGAATGACAAAAATCAGGATACAGTCCAGGAAATGCTGGCAAGCTGCAACCAGATAATTTCATTCTCACACTTCATTCCAAG AGTAGAGCTTTGTCCAGAGAAGAGAATGCTTTTCTATCCTAACCTTCCAAAAATGATTGGCTCTGACTTTCTTGAGGCCCGTATAAGATACATACATGGAGATAGAGGGAGCACAAACGCTTGTCATATTTTTGGTCACACCCATTTCTGCTGGGATATCCTGCTTGATGGTATCAG GTATGTGCAGGCGCCATTAGCGTATCCAAGAGAGAGGAAAAGAAGAATGAATGGAGGAGAAGATTGGCTGCCATTTTGCATTTACTCTAATGGTGAACTCACTGAGAATATGTCCCCCTGTTACTGGTCTGATTATTATGCCTCTAATCCTAGAACCCCTGATGTAACTGAACTTGCCCCATGGGTTGCCAGATTTTATCGTAAGCTTTAG